A single region of the Methanobrevibacter wolinii SH genome encodes:
- a CDS encoding ArsR/SmtB family transcription factor: MTEKQNIKKSKNNNLNHDIDMDEILDIMGSRTRREIINLLREEPMFVSEISKELNIGQKAVIQHLRAMEEAGLLKSSYKKIIRGRPRKYYDLPNDVTVNIIISQNVFDVNVSEDRLNQKQLPSGDEWSKLLNLEKKIDQGHYEAVEELKAQIHLYKNLLERAEYILERTYNTKNNSSNNNNYQFE, encoded by the coding sequence ATGACAGAAAAACAAAATATTAAAAAATCAAAAAATAATAATCTAAACCATGATATTGATATGGACGAAATTTTGGATATTATGGGCTCTCGTACTAGACGAGAAATTATTAATTTACTTAGAGAAGAACCTATGTTCGTTAGTGAAATATCTAAGGAATTAAACATAGGTCAAAAAGCTGTTATCCAACATTTAAGAGCAATGGAAGAAGCAGGTCTTTTAAAATCTTCCTATAAAAAAATAATTAGAGGTAGACCTCGTAAATACTACGATTTGCCTAATGATGTTACTGTTAACATTATTATTAGCCAAAATGTCTTTGATGTCAATGTTTCAGAGGATAGATTAAATCAAAAACAATTACCTTCTGGAGATGAATGGTCTAAATTATTGAATTTAGAGAAAAAAATTGATCAAGGTCATTATGAAGCTGTTGAAGAATTAAAAGCTCAAATACATTTATATAAAAATTTACTTGAAAGAGCAGAATATATATTAGAACGTACTTATAATACAAAGAATAA